One segment of Gemmatimonadota bacterium DNA contains the following:
- a CDS encoding isocitrate/isopropylmalate family dehydrogenase, protein MPINVTLIPGDGIGPSITDATVRLLAAAGADLTWDRQLAGMAAVKEYNDPIPDSTIESIKRTKLALKGPLETPVGKGFRSINVALRKAFDLYANVRPAKSVIPGLRFSDVDIILVRENTEGLYIGIENYIKVGDDERAAAQSVAVVTRLGAERIHRYAFEFAVSHGRKKVSLVHKANILKLSQGLFLDVGREIAKEYAGRIEVEEKIVDACAMELVMRPERFDVIVTTNLFGDILSDLTSGLVGGLGLTPGANIGKNAAIFEAVHGTAPDIVGKGIANPTAVMLAACQMLDHIGDTALGTRVRNAVENTLRARKTVTGDIGGTATTEQYTDAVIANL, encoded by the coding sequence ATGCCAATCAACGTTACGCTCATTCCCGGCGACGGCATCGGTCCGTCGATCACCGACGCCACCGTCCGCCTGCTCGCGGCCGCCGGCGCCGATCTCACGTGGGATCGCCAGTTGGCTGGCATGGCGGCGGTCAAAGAATACAACGACCCGATTCCCGATTCGACGATCGAGTCGATCAAACGCACCAAGCTCGCCCTCAAGGGGCCGCTCGAGACGCCCGTGGGCAAGGGATTCCGCTCGATCAACGTGGCGCTGCGCAAGGCATTCGACCTCTACGCCAATGTGCGGCCAGCCAAATCGGTGATCCCGGGACTTCGCTTTTCCGACGTGGACATCATCCTCGTACGCGAAAACACCGAGGGGTTGTACATCGGGATTGAGAACTACATCAAGGTCGGCGACGACGAGCGCGCCGCGGCGCAGTCCGTGGCCGTCGTGACGCGGCTCGGCGCCGAACGCATTCACCGCTACGCCTTTGAGTTTGCGGTGTCGCACGGACGCAAGAAGGTGTCGCTCGTGCACAAGGCGAACATCCTCAAGTTGTCGCAGGGTTTGTTTTTGGATGTTGGGCGCGAGATTGCCAAGGAATACGCGGGGCGCATTGAAGTCGAAGAAAAGATTGTCGATGCCTGCGCGATGGAGTTGGTGATGCGTCCCGAGCGTTTTGACGTGATTGTGACGACCAATCTGTTCGGTGATATCCTCTCGGATCTCACGTCGGGGCTCGTTGGCGGGCTCGGGCTCACGCCGGGCGCGAACATTGGCAAGAACGCGGCGATCTTCGAAGCGGTGCACGGTACCGCGCCGGACATCGTGGGCAAGGGGATCGCCAATCCGACGGCGGTGATGCTCGCCGCGTGCCAGATGCTTGACCATATCGGCGATACGGCGCTCGGCACTCGCGTACGCAACGCCGTGGAGAACACACTCCGCGCGCGTAAGACGGTCACCGGCGACATTGGCGGCACCGCGACCACCGAGCAGTACACCGACGCGGTGATTGCCAACCTCTGA
- a CDS encoding carbon starvation protein A: MRILKPLGWALVAIAGAVAFGFLALSRGEPVSAGWLLTAAVCTYLVAYRFYSRIIASKIFALDATRATPAERLSDGRDFVPTNKWIVFGHHFAAIAGPGPLVGPTLAAQFGFLPGLLWIIVGVAVGGAVQDFVILCSSIRRDGKSLGQMAKEEIGPVAGFTALVAVLGIMIVLISVLALVVVNALKSSPWGTVTIGLTIPIALLMGVYLRFLRPGRVLETTAIGLVLLVLSLYAGRWVAEQPSIAPLFTLSGTTLALSIMVYGFAASVLPVWLLLAPRDYLSAFVKIGVVIALAVGILVILPPLQMPPLTRFIDGTGPVFAGKIFPFVFITIACGAISGFHSLIASGTTPKLLLRETDARFIGYGAMLTESLVAVMALIAACILSPGVYFAINAPPGIIGTTVESASAVINNWGFIVTPAELTSLAQQVQETSLLSRTGGAPSLAVGMAHIFAKVLGGGGAMALWYHFAIMFEALFILTTLDAGTRVGRFMLQDLGKNVWEPFGRVSWYPAVLLASAMFVAMWGYFLYQGVLDPLGGINSLWPLFGIANQLLAAVALCVGTTVIIKMGKARYAFTTLIPLAWLVTVTMTAGWLKIFSPDPRLGFLAHARTVADKLAAGGLPAGVKTAADAARVMFNDRLDAAVAGFFMVSVIVILTDSLWGWVAVLRGTRSINNTEVPYTATAITAD; encoded by the coding sequence ATGCGAATCCTAAAACCGCTTGGCTGGGCCCTCGTCGCCATCGCCGGCGCCGTGGCCTTTGGCTTTCTCGCCCTCTCTCGCGGCGAACCCGTCAGCGCCGGCTGGCTTCTCACCGCCGCCGTCTGCACCTACCTCGTGGCGTACCGGTTCTATAGCCGGATTATCGCCTCGAAGATCTTTGCACTGGACGCCACGCGGGCCACCCCCGCCGAGCGCCTGAGCGATGGCCGAGACTTCGTCCCCACCAACAAGTGGATCGTGTTCGGGCATCACTTTGCGGCCATCGCCGGGCCCGGCCCGCTCGTCGGCCCCACCCTCGCCGCCCAGTTCGGATTTCTCCCCGGCCTGCTCTGGATCATCGTCGGCGTTGCGGTGGGCGGCGCCGTGCAGGACTTTGTGATTCTCTGCTCGTCCATCCGGCGCGACGGCAAGTCGCTCGGCCAGATGGCAAAAGAAGAGATCGGCCCCGTGGCCGGTTTCACCGCGCTCGTCGCGGTGCTCGGCATCATGATCGTGCTGATTTCGGTGCTCGCGCTTGTGGTCGTGAATGCGCTCAAGTCGAGTCCGTGGGGCACCGTGACGATCGGCCTCACCATTCCCATCGCTCTCCTGATGGGGGTGTATCTTCGCTTCCTGCGGCCGGGACGCGTCCTCGAAACCACCGCGATCGGTCTCGTCCTGCTCGTGCTCTCACTCTACGCGGGCCGCTGGGTGGCCGAACAGCCGTCCATCGCTCCGTTGTTTACCCTGAGCGGCACCACGCTCGCTCTGTCGATCATGGTGTATGGGTTCGCCGCATCGGTGCTCCCAGTATGGCTGCTACTCGCGCCGCGTGACTATCTCTCGGCGTTCGTGAAGATCGGCGTGGTGATTGCGCTCGCTGTTGGGATTCTGGTGATTCTGCCTCCGCTGCAAATGCCGCCGCTCACGCGCTTCATTGACGGCACCGGTCCCGTATTCGCCGGAAAGATCTTTCCGTTCGTCTTTATTACGATTGCGTGCGGCGCTATTTCCGGCTTCCACTCGCTCATTGCGAGCGGCACCACCCCGAAGTTGCTGCTCCGCGAAACGGACGCGCGGTTCATTGGCTACGGTGCCATGCTCACGGAATCGCTCGTGGCCGTGATGGCGTTGATCGCCGCCTGCATTCTCTCGCCCGGCGTGTACTTCGCCATCAATGCTCCGCCGGGGATCATTGGCACCACGGTCGAAAGCGCGTCGGCCGTGATCAACAACTGGGGCTTCATTGTCACCCCCGCAGAACTCACCTCGCTCGCGCAGCAGGTGCAGGAGACGTCCCTCCTCTCACGCACGGGCGGTGCCCCGAGCCTCGCGGTGGGCATGGCGCACATCTTTGCCAAGGTCCTCGGCGGCGGCGGCGCGATGGCACTCTGGTACCATTTCGCCATCATGTTCGAGGCGCTCTTCATTCTGACCACGCTCGACGCCGGCACGCGCGTTGGTCGCTTCATGCTGCAGGACCTCGGCAAGAACGTATGGGAGCCCTTCGGCAGAGTGTCGTGGTATCCGGCGGTGCTGCTGGCGAGTGCGATGTTCGTCGCGATGTGGGGCTACTTCCTCTATCAGGGCGTCCTCGACCCACTCGGCGGCATCAACTCACTCTGGCCGCTGTTCGGCATTGCCAATCAACTCCTCGCCGCCGTGGCGCTGTGCGTGGGCACCACCGTGATTATCAAAATGGGGAAGGCGCGCTACGCTTTTACCACGCTGATTCCGCTCGCCTGGCTCGTGACGGTGACCATGACCGCCGGCTGGCTCAAGATCTTTTCGCCAGACCCACGACTCGGGTTCCTCGCCCACGCGCGTACCGTGGCCGACAAGCTCGCGGCGGGCGGACTTCCCGCAGGTGTAAAGACGGCGGCCGACGCGGCGCGCGTCATGTTCAACGACCGGCTCGACGCTGCCGTGGCCGGCTTCTTTATGGTGTCGGTGATTGTGATTCTCACCGATTCGCTGTGGGGATGGGTCGCCGTGCTACGCGGCACGAGATCGATCAACAACACCGAAGTGCCGTACACCGCCACCGCGATCACGGCGGACTGA
- a CDS encoding AAA family ATPase, whose product MLHLKELSLSSVSNGALAYPFSVPAVRNTRRLTFSAPVTFFVGENGSGKSTLLEGLAAAAHLPAVGSASVDDDASLSAARALGGAMRLSWAHRTHRGFFLRAEDFFGFTKSLAVMRTELNARLAEIEREYADRSDYAKGLAAGPVRGSLFELTEKYGVDFDAQSHGQSFLQLFRERFVPGGLYLLDEPEAPLSPNSQLAMIAMLHDMVQQDAQFVIATHSPIILAYPGAQIVSFDQSPPEIVPYEELEHVTVTRDFLNNPARYLRHLVEPHSAEATE is encoded by the coding sequence GTGTTGCACCTGAAGGAACTCTCGCTCTCGTCCGTGTCAAACGGCGCGCTCGCTTATCCGTTTTCCGTGCCGGCGGTTCGCAACACACGCCGTCTTACTTTCAGCGCGCCGGTCACGTTTTTCGTGGGCGAGAACGGCTCCGGCAAATCCACGTTATTAGAGGGCCTCGCGGCCGCCGCGCACCTGCCTGCTGTGGGGAGCGCCAGCGTGGACGACGACGCCTCCCTCTCCGCCGCCCGCGCGCTGGGCGGCGCGATGCGCCTGAGTTGGGCGCATCGCACACATCGTGGTTTCTTTTTGCGCGCCGAAGATTTTTTTGGCTTTACCAAATCGCTCGCCGTGATGCGCACGGAACTCAATGCACGACTCGCAGAAATCGAACGCGAGTACGCAGACCGATCGGACTACGCCAAGGGACTGGCTGCTGGCCCCGTGCGCGGTTCGCTCTTCGAACTCACTGAAAAATACGGCGTCGATTTTGACGCCCAGTCGCACGGGCAAAGTTTTCTGCAGCTCTTTCGCGAACGTTTTGTGCCGGGTGGCCTCTACCTCCTCGACGAACCCGAAGCGCCGCTCTCCCCGAACAGCCAACTGGCAATGATTGCCATGCTTCACGATATGGTGCAGCAGGATGCGCAGTTCGTGATTGCTACGCACTCGCCCATAATCCTGGCGTATCCGGGCGCACAGATCGTGAGCTTCGACCAATCGCCGCCAGAGATCGTGCCGTACGAGGAGCTCGAGCACGTAACGGTGACGCGCGACTTCCTCAACAACCCCGCGCGTTACCTGCGGCACTTAGTTGAGCCGCACAGCGCCGAGGCTACGGAATGA
- a CDS encoding YbdD/YjiX family protein, translating to MTHTLRPALARTLAVVRRIIGAPDYALYLEHMRVRHPDCAPLSVRDFERERLHDRYSRPGSRCC from the coding sequence ATGACGCATACGCTCCGCCCGGCGCTGGCGCGGACGCTCGCCGTGGTCCGCCGTATCATCGGCGCACCAGACTATGCGCTGTACCTCGAGCATATGCGGGTGCGCCATCCCGACTGCGCGCCGCTGTCGGTGCGTGACTTTGAGCGCGAGCGACTGCACGATCGCTATTCTCGCCCGGGATCACGCTGCTGCTGA